The following proteins come from a genomic window of Nitrosopumilaceae archaeon AB1(1):
- a CDS encoding DegT/DnrJ/EryC1/StrS family aminotransferase, with protein sequence MELICCDDKEIFDRLSKLKDLGRNDRQQLKPMSDKFEEWGFNSKVTELQAAFGLAQLERVPTRLNRLKTMASMYKEMLSKCKEVEFFDDDAQWHLDIRVPDPQKIIDRMKKSKIHCKRYMTPLHMQPVASTLKHDGDLHMTKYLFEHGMYLPSTTTITDKQMHRIGERLVDAIRTV encoded by the coding sequence GTGGAGCTGATATGTTGCGATGATAAAGAAATCTTTGATAGATTATCTAAACTCAAAGATTTAGGTAGAAATGATAGGCAGCAATTAAAACCCATGTCTGATAAATTTGAAGAATGGGGTTTCAATTCTAAAGTTACAGAACTACAAGCAGCATTTGGACTAGCTCAATTGGAACGTGTTCCAACTAGATTGAATAGATTAAAAACTATGGCTTCTATGTACAAGGAGATGCTATCAAAATGTAAAGAAGTGGAATTTTTTGATGATGATGCTCAATGGCATCTGGATATACGTGTTCCAGATCCGCAAAAAATTATTGATAGAATGAAAAAAAGTAAAATTCATTGTAAACGATATATGACTCCATTACATATGCAGCCAGTTGCAAGTACCTTAAAACATGATGGAGATCTTCATATGACTAAATATCTATTTGAACATGGTATGTATCTACCATCTACTACAACAATAACTGATAAACAGATGCACCGTATAGGAGAACGATTAGTTGATGCAATCAGAACAGTATGA
- a CDS encoding alpha/beta hydrolase family protein, with product MILQEFDKSPTYIFSRVFDTTQDFYPARAVDIPEYYYADVDILQHAYSKHVKTLDDFYIWKNGSILDQYSSYPTTHEVSSVATLIDSKNRTGYTLNKYIMPSLNPDIIIFYEIIPDDNNKIHNAIFVIPGSGNQGARDVLGEPSPISGYYYHDNIGQHLVKEGYVVYTMELRGYGERVIDVGSACDFKPVFDALITCEGLALRNAISLYGKSIDTFHNNDLTQVLAYIDSREYIDKIVCFWIVFRSRFGSLSNYY from the coding sequence GTGATATTACAAGAATTTGATAAATCTCCAACATATATTTTTAGTCGAGTATTTGATACAACTCAAGATTTCTATCCTGCTCGTGCTGTAGATATTCCAGAATATTATTATGCTGATGTTGATATATTGCAACATGCATATTCAAAACATGTGAAAACCTTAGATGACTTTTACATATGGAAAAATGGGTCTATATTGGATCAATATAGTTCGTATCCAACTACACATGAAGTGTCATCTGTTGCTACTTTAATAGATAGTAAAAACCGTACTGGTTATACACTAAACAAGTACATAATGCCTTCTTTGAATCCTGACATCATCATATTTTATGAAATAATCCCAGATGATAATAATAAGATACATAATGCCATATTTGTTATTCCTGGCTCTGGAAATCAAGGAGCTCGTGATGTGTTGGGTGAGCCATCGCCGATCTCTGGATACTATTATCATGATAATATTGGACAACATCTAGTCAAGGAAGGTTATGTAGTTTATACGATGGAATTACGAGGTTATGGGGAGCGTGTAATAGATGTCGGTTCTGCATGTGATTTTAAACCCGTATTTGACGCTCTAATAACCTGTGAAGGTCTTGCACTCAGAAATGCCATTTCATTATATGGTAAATCTATAGACACATTTCACAACAATGATTTAACACAGGTTTTGGCATACATTGATTCACGTGAATATATTGACAAGATAGTCTGTTTCTGGATTGTCTTTAGGAGCAGGTTTGGCAGTTTATCAAACTATTATTAA
- a CDS encoding tRNA(Ile)(2)-agmatinylcytidine synthase, which yields MKDGITVNIGFDDTDSTVGMCTTYLAFKMVDKLEKNKNTKIIELPNLLRFNPNIPWKTRGNGAVGLKIETRDLDWVKKTCISLIEKFSDVEHGANPAIIFHTGIITEKIKKFSRLSLYQLIPRRQAKRIVSESNIDTFHIGNGQGLIGSLGAVGYEFNDYTFEMLAYRKKSKFGTTRYISKDDVKNIQRFIPNTYNSFDLQADKIMISPHGPDPVFYGIRGEDTSSLLDASQLIKVKEDLDGYMIFKSNQGTGDHLRNEIEPDMIKPFTSGVISGEITSDPIQYNGGHAFFTVKTTKGDVDCAVYKETGMVQRVVLKLIKGDRVSLGGGIRRATKRYSNVLNVEFIDILHLQNKTTMKNPFCYTCNKSMKSKGRGQYFECSKCGKRSNTIHKINHKILRTVESKLYLPILSAQRHLTRPQERLGITNNTEIAINTIPWFRKFQ from the coding sequence TTGAAAGATGGAATTACAGTTAATATTGGATTTGATGATACAGATTCTACAGTAGGAATGTGTACGACATATCTAGCATTTAAGATGGTAGACAAGCTTGAAAAAAATAAAAATACAAAAATTATAGAGTTGCCAAATTTACTACGTTTTAATCCCAATATACCATGGAAGACTAGGGGTAATGGAGCAGTAGGATTGAAGATAGAAACTAGAGATTTAGATTGGGTAAAGAAGACTTGTATCTCGTTGATTGAAAAATTCTCAGATGTAGAGCATGGTGCAAATCCAGCAATTATTTTTCATACTGGAATAATAACAGAGAAGATTAAAAAATTTAGTAGATTATCTTTATACCAATTAATACCAAGAAGACAAGCAAAAAGAATCGTCTCAGAATCCAATATTGACACATTTCACATTGGGAATGGTCAGGGCTTGATTGGTTCGTTAGGGGCTGTGGGGTATGAATTTAATGATTATACATTTGAGATGCTTGCTTATCGAAAAAAATCAAAATTTGGCACAACCCGATATATATCAAAAGATGATGTAAAAAATATCCAACGATTCATTCCAAACACGTACAATAGTTTTGATTTACAAGCAGATAAAATTATGATTTCACCACATGGTCCAGACCCTGTATTTTATGGAATTCGTGGTGAGGATACAAGTAGCTTACTAGACGCATCCCAATTAATCAAGGTAAAAGAAGATCTAGACGGTTATATGATCTTCAAATCGAATCAGGGAACCGGTGATCATCTGAGGAATGAGATTGAGCCAGATATGATTAAACCATTTACCTCTGGAGTAATTAGTGGCGAGATTACGTCAGATCCAATTCAATACAATGGAGGTCACGCATTCTTTACTGTAAAGACTACAAAAGGGGATGTGGATTGTGCTGTGTATAAAGAGACAGGTATGGTGCAGAGAGTAGTGCTGAAATTGATCAAGGGGGACAGAGTATCTCTTGGTGGAGGAATTCGCAGAGCAACAAAAAGATATTCAAATGTATTGAATGTAGAATTTATTGATATATTACATCTACAAAATAAAACAACTATGAAAAATCCATTTTGTTATACATGTAATAAGAGTATGAAATCAAAGGGCAGAGGACAGTATTTTGAATGCTCAAAATGTGGTAAAAGATCAAACACCATTCATAAAATTAATCATAAAATTTTACGAACTGTTGAATCCAAATTATACTTACCAATTCTGTCTGCACAACGACATCTCACACGTCCTCAAGAGCGCCTAGGAATTACTAATAACACAGAGATTGCAATCAATACGATACCGTGGTTTAGAAAATTTCAATAA
- a CDS encoding nucleotide sugar dehydrogenase → MNIGFVGLGKLGLPSALAVESKGHTVVGFDINPNVKKYIAEKSIPYLEKSVPDLLQNTKIQVLSLDEVLKKSELIFVAVQTPHVQCMKELLNFHQLQSDFNYDFLKNVCTNISTELDKINEDRTVIVISTVLPGTIEREIKPILSKHVKLCYNPFFIAMGTTVYDFLNPEIVLFGIDDLEALEKAKTFYRTITDAPFKEMRIVNAELVKVNYNTFITMKINFANNLMEVCHKMRESGADVDVVYDALKDCTRRIISPMYMKGGMPDSGGCHPRDNIALADFARKKNLSNDLYTEQMQIRERHIAWFADMLKQYDLPKAILGKSYKPEINLTVGSSAIRLYNEFKDQGLEIEMWDPHLDGETPPSELFNSPHVYFIGTNHKAFTKLKFPAKSIVINPFRYIPKQDGVEIIGLGSA, encoded by the coding sequence ATGAATATTGGCTTTGTAGGTCTAGGCAAGTTAGGGCTACCATCAGCATTAGCAGTTGAATCCAAAGGACATACCGTGGTCGGCTTTGATATAAATCCTAATGTAAAAAAATACATTGCAGAAAAATCTATACCGTACTTGGAAAAATCTGTTCCTGATTTACTTCAAAATACAAAGATTCAAGTTTTATCTCTTGACGAAGTTTTAAAAAAATCAGAATTAATTTTTGTAGCAGTACAAACACCACACGTCCAATGTATGAAGGAATTACTAAACTTCCATCAACTACAGTCTGATTTTAATTATGATTTTCTTAAAAATGTATGTACAAATATTTCAACTGAATTAGATAAAATAAATGAAGATCGTACTGTGATTGTAATATCCACCGTACTTCCTGGAACAATAGAGCGCGAAATAAAACCTATCCTTAGCAAACATGTCAAACTATGCTATAATCCTTTCTTTATAGCAATGGGCACTACTGTTTATGACTTTTTAAATCCTGAAATTGTTTTATTTGGGATTGATGATCTAGAAGCTCTTGAAAAAGCTAAAACATTTTATCGTACTATTACAGATGCCCCATTTAAAGAAATGAGAATTGTAAATGCCGAACTGGTCAAAGTAAATTATAATACATTCATTACTATGAAAATAAACTTTGCAAATAACCTCATGGAGGTTTGTCATAAAATGCGTGAATCAGGTGCTGATGTAGATGTAGTTTATGATGCCTTGAAAGATTGTACAAGAAGAATAATAAGCCCAATGTACATGAAAGGAGGAATGCCTGATAGTGGTGGATGTCATCCACGTGATAATATAGCCTTGGCTGATTTTGCTCGCAAGAAAAACCTTTCAAATGATCTATATACTGAACAAATGCAGATACGTGAAAGACATATTGCTTGGTTTGCTGATATGTTAAAACAATATGATCTACCAAAAGCTATTCTGGGCAAATCATACAAACCCGAAATAAATCTTACCGTAGGAAGCTCTGCCATTCGTCTATATAATGAATTTAAAGATCAAGGGTTGGAAATTGAAATGTGGGATCCTCATCTTGATGGTGAAACTCCTCCTTCTGAATTATTCAATTCTCCACATGTGTATTTTATTGGTACAAACCATAAAGCATTTACAAAGTTAAAATTTCCAGCTAAAAGTATTGTGATAAATCCTTTCAGATACATTCCAAAACAAGATGGTGTTGAAATAATTGGACTTGGTAGTGCATGA
- a CDS encoding 2-(3-amino-3-carboxypropyl)histidine synthase subunit 1/2, whose protein sequence is MIIIDENKMYEKITQLKPMSVALNGPDGILPQVQQASMNIMKKFNIPAYVLADTTWGSCDLNTKGAETLSADILFNIGHTISMESLGKNIFMINAYDDISFDTVAVKCAKQLPNSTISLITDSQHLTEIDKVKNILEQYGLTVLIGKGKGELNDGQVFGCEFYPATANKTKCDANVFLGQSNFHAAGLALSTGLPTYVLNPYFNEVREVTEFAQKLXEKVTLSIYKAADCDVFGVILGLRDGQLSKTTALKFKIELEKAGKTAYLFALTDITNDKLNNLSGIEAFIQVACPRISIDNQFNKPVLSTPQGNAMLKVLNNEDIGEYLQIPHWL, encoded by the coding sequence ATGATAATCATAGATGAAAATAAGATGTATGAAAAAATAACTCAACTCAAACCAATGTCTGTAGCATTGAATGGTCCGGACGGAATTCTACCTCAGGTGCAGCAAGCATCCATGAATATAATGAAAAAATTCAATATTCCTGCATATGTATTGGCAGATACTACTTGGGGTTCTTGTGATTTGAATACCAAAGGTGCAGAAACTTTGAGTGCTGATATTCTATTCAATATTGGTCATACAATAAGCATGGAGAGTCTTGGGAAAAATATATTTATGATAAATGCGTATGACGATATATCCTTTGATACTGTAGCTGTAAAATGTGCAAAACAATTACCCAATTCAACTATATCATTAATAACCGACAGTCAACATTTGACTGAAATAGATAAAGTAAAAAACATACTTGAACAATATGGATTAACTGTACTGATTGGTAAAGGAAAAGGTGAACTAAATGACGGTCAAGTATTTGGTTGTGAATTTTATCCTGCCACGGCTAATAAAACAAAATGTGATGCAAATGTATTTTTAGGACAGAGTAATTTTCATGCAGCCGGTCTTGCACTATCTACAGGACTACCTACATATGTTTTAAATCCATACTTTAACGAGGTTCGAGAAGTTACAGAGTTTGCACAAAAATTAAANGAAAAAGTTACGCTTTCAATATACAAGGCTGCCGACTGTGATGTCTTTGGAGTCATATTGGGACTGCGAGATGGTCAATTATCAAAGACAACTGCATTGAAATTTAAGATAGAACTGGAAAAAGCAGGAAAAACTGCCTATCTATTTGCCTTGACTGATATCACTAATGATAAATTGAATAATTTGAGTGGAATTGAGGCATTCATTCAAGTGGCATGCCCACGAATATCCATCGACAATCAATTCAACAAACCTGTTCTATCCACTCCTCAGGGTAACGCAATGCTCAAAGTATTGAATAATGAGGACATTGGTGAATACCTCCAAATTCCACATTGGTTATGA
- a CDS encoding NAD+ synthase translates to MQSEQYDQITEEICKFLVSQVDTTNSKGIVFGLSGGIDSTVTAFLCKRALGAEKCLAILLPHTDITPDSETTDAVEVAKDLGIPYKICNITSILDQYKSDVDLNADKLATGNLLARIRSSIIYYHSNAMNYLVAGTDDKSEYLIGYFTKYGDGASDILPIKNLYKTQVQELGKHLGVPSKLVDKIPGPHLWKDHDSQTELGITYDVIDMILQSHFDKNMTTEAIVSEYGIEQESVNKILSLYKKSQHKRELQPSCDI, encoded by the coding sequence ATGCAATCAGAACAGTATGATCAAATAACAGAAGAAATCTGTAAATTTTTAGTATCCCAAGTAGATACAACCAATTCTAAGGGAATTGTATTTGGTCTTAGTGGTGGTATAGATTCCACTGTTACTGCCTTTTTGTGTAAACGTGCTTTGGGCGCAGAAAAATGTCTTGCAATTTTATTACCACATACTGATATAACACCTGATAGTGAAACCACAGATGCTGTTGAGGTTGCTAAAGATCTTGGTATACCATACAAAATTTGTAATATAACTTCTATCTTAGATCAGTACAAATCTGATGTGGACTTGAACGCTGATAAACTCGCTACTGGAAATTTGCTAGCTAGAATAAGATCATCCATAATTTATTATCATTCAAACGCTATGAATTATCTTGTAGCTGGTACTGATGATAAGAGTGAGTATCTTATAGGATATTTTACAAAGTATGGAGATGGGGCATCTGACATACTTCCAATTAAAAATCTCTACAAAACACAAGTTCAAGAATTGGGAAAACATTTGGGAGTTCCATCCAAGTTGGTAGATAAAATACCTGGTCCACATTTGTGGAAAGATCATGATTCTCAAACAGAACTTGGAATTACATATGATGTAATAGATATGATACTTCAAAGTCATTTTGATAAAAACATGACAACTGAGGCTATTGTATCAGAGTATGGTATTGAACAAGAGTCTGTTAACAAAATACTATCGCTCTATAAAAAATCACAACATAAACGTGAATTACAACCTTCATGTGACATTTGA
- a CDS encoding SIS domain-containing protein, producing the protein MINEKDLQKYDKHEMHKVYDNWTQIAKDAYRNNSDHVDFSDINNVIFVGMGGSGTAADIFQSILSQTSMHITVVKGYTLPKTINKETLIVGTSISGNTEETLIAVKDSLNYDCKRITFSSGGKLEEFAKKNDIEHVQLPMYENPRSSLPSTLYIELKALHSTLSIDEKVIIDSLNALSNMREKISSNNLTDQNPAINLASWISKVPFIYYPAGLKAITTRFKNSIHENMKKHAYIENVIESCHNQIMAWEEKTDVMPILLRGTDDHHKTIERWNMVKEILQIHNVEYREEIVSGNNILSKTISTIYKLDYCTIYGAIMSGMDPYPIESINHIKKLLK; encoded by the coding sequence TTGATAAATGAAAAAGACTTACAAAAATATGACAAACATGAAATGCACAAAGTTTATGATAATTGGACACAAATTGCTAAAGACGCATATAGGAATAATTCAGATCACGTAGATTTTAGTGATATAAATAATGTGATCTTTGTTGGTATGGGAGGTTCAGGGACTGCAGCTGATATTTTTCAATCAATTTTGTCACAGACTTCCATGCACATAACCGTGGTAAAAGGCTATACTTTACCAAAAACAATCAACAAGGAAACATTAATTGTTGGTACAAGTATATCTGGAAATACAGAGGAGACACTCATTGCTGTAAAAGATTCACTAAACTATGATTGTAAAAGAATAACTTTTTCNAGTGGTGGAAAACTTGAAGAATTTGCAAAAAAGAATGATATAGAGCATGTACAACTCCCAATGTATGAGAATCCAAGATCGTCATTACCATCTACGCTATACATAGAACTAAAAGCATTACATTCTACATTATCAATTGATGAAAAAGTTATCATAGATTCATTAAATGCGTTATCAAATATGAGAGAGAAAATATCTTCAAATAATCTCACAGATCAAAATCCTGCCATCAACTTGGCATCCTGGATATCAAAAGTTCCATTCATTTACTATCCTGCAGGTTTGAAAGCAATAACTACAAGATTCAAAAATTCTATACATGAAAATATGAAAAAACACGCATATATTGAAAATGTTATAGAATCATGCCATAACCAGATAATGGCATGGGAAGAAAAAACAGATGTAATGCCAATTTTATTACGTGGAACTGATGATCATCACAAGACAATAGAGAGATGGAATATGGTAAAAGAAATTTTGCAAATTCACAATGTTGAATATAGAGAAGAAATCGTATCTGGAAATAATATTTTATCTAAGACTATATCAACAATATACAAATTAGACTATTGTACGATTTATGGCGCTATTATGTCAGGTATGGATCCATACCCCATCGAATCCATTAATCATATTAAAAAATTATTAAAATGA
- a CDS encoding DegT/DnrJ/EryC1/StrS family aminotransferase has protein sequence MDQTSDTQQNEVIPQFIPVWGKEENDAVQRVMDSDYLNEHKTVREFEKKFTEFVDSKYCVTCMNGTTALYMAVLSVKERLDKIRIPDYYSIFLHNSCVQAGLDMTISPVESNGCMKPETQSDIVVNTNGRTLGTTLIEDNSQHVSHHSPNCVSTYSFASTKHLTLGGQGGADMLR, from the coding sequence TTGGATCAAACGTCTGATACACAACAAAACGAGGTTATACCACAATTTATTCCAGTTTGGGGAAAAGAAGAAAACGATGCAGTACAACGTGTTATGGATTCAGATTATCTTAATGAACATAAAACTGTGCGAGAATTTGAGAAGAAATTTACTGAATTTGTTGACTCTAAATATTGTGTTACATGTATGAATGGAACAACTGCATTATACATGGCGGTTTTATCTGTTAAAGAAAGACTAGATAAGATACGAATACCAGATTATTATTCAATATTTCTGCACAATTCATGTGTCCAAGCTGGATTAGATATGACGATATCTCCTGTAGAATCTAATGGTTGTATGAAACCGGAAACACAAAGTGATATTGTCGTAAATACTAATGGAAGAACACTGGGTACTACCCTAATTGAAGATAATTCACAGCATGTTTCACATCACTCGCCAAATTGTGTAAGTACATACAGTTTCGCTTCTACCAAACATCTTACATTAGGAGGTCAAGGTGGAGCTGATATGTTGCGATGA
- a CDS encoding DapH/DapD/GlmU-related protein, with protein sequence MHKEFGKYNDVDPSAKIGNGTRLSGWTFIGKNVKIGKNCVIGNHCEINSGVQIGDGTLLNSFCYLSSDTIVGDHCIFGVHTSTADEKYMTPDTKKITKQRCTIGNHCKIGGHAILVACTIGNWVSIGSGAVVLEPKIKPKEVWAGVPARKIRDIKPFEMEL encoded by the coding sequence ATGCATAAAGAATTTGGAAAATACAATGATGTTGATCCATCTGCCAAAATTGGTAACGGTACACGATTATCAGGTTGGACATTTATAGGGAAAAATGTCAAAATTGGAAAAAATTGTGTAATTGGTAATCACTGTGAAATTAATTCTGGTGTTCAGATTGGCGATGGTACATTATTGAACTCTTTTTGTTATCTCAGTAGTGATACTATAGTTGGTGATCACTGTATATTTGGTGTTCATACTAGTACTGCTGACGAAAAGTATATGACCCCTGATACAAAAAAAATAACCAAACAGAGATGTACAATAGGAAATCATTGCAAAATTGGAGGTCATGCAATATTGGTAGCATGTACTATTGGTAACTGGGTTAGTATTGGAAGTGGCGCCGTTGTATTAGAACCAAAAATTAAACCTAAAGAAGTATGGGCTGGTGTTCCTGCTAGAAAGATTCGAGATATAAAACCATTTGAAATGGAATTATAA
- a CDS encoding class I SAM-dependent methyltransferase gives MTDDARDFLTQYTRLLDDAKMKVDEFLSSLEHSEGKMSMEDIIKQSRPLISKMSEEQEQYDKHLDLYLPCHAMIYLICRISKPDKIIETGIEKGGFTYMILSALEKNKQGHLWSIDIKEFWGFNGKTMARIGPLVSLNILKSRWTKIKGDAQRILPQVLKQTGSVEVFMALQGHTYEVQKHEGHASWNSIKNGGVFVLDRPDWNDGKYLQEFLDEHGDEVLYYDTFKEGRKSDPFEFTVILKK, from the coding sequence ATGACAGATGATGCGCGTGACTTTCTAACACAATACACAAGATTACTAGATGATGCTAAGATGAAGGTGGATGAATTTCTATCTTCTTTGGAACATAGTGAAGGAAAAATGTCCATGGAGGATATTATCAAACAATCAAGACCGTTAATATCAAAGATGTCAGAAGAGCAGGAACAATATGACAAACATCTTGATTTATATCTTCCATGCCATGCCATGATATATCTTATATGCAGAATAAGTAAACCAGACAAAATAATTGAGACAGGAATTGAGAAAGGAGGATTTACATATATGATTTTATCCGCATTGGAGAAAAACAAACAGGGTCATCTATGGTCTATTGATATTAAAGAATTTTGGGGATTTAATGGTAAAACTATGGCACGGATAGGACCGTTGGTATCACTCAATATATTGAAATCGAGATGGACTAAAATAAAAGGCGATGCACAAAGGATACTACCACAAGTATTGAAACAGACAGGAAGTGTAGAGGTATTTATGGCATTGCAAGGGCACACATATGAAGTACAAAAGCACGAAGGACATGCTTCTTGGAATAGTATAAAAAATGGAGGTGTTTTTGTGCTCGATAGACCTGACTGGAATGACGGAAAATATTTACAAGAGTTTCTAGATGAGCATGGTGATGAAGTCTTGTATTATGATACGTTCAAAGAGGGACGTAAAAGCGATCCATTTGAATTTACAGTAATCCTAAAAAAATAA
- a CDS encoding NAD(P)-dependent oxidoreductase, with protein sequence MNILITGGLGYVGSTLVSHLLKKSHHRIIVIDRMDYSLNRDWYFNTLYNDRVKIVKGDFRSVDLLYPLIKECDVVINLAALVGEPICEKKPDEAIITNEVMVKIIGQMCNIESKKLIFLSTCSNYGQSSTPVSETSTLLPVSLYAITKVNAEKYIRKHVHGAIILRCATAYGISPGRMRWDLLLNDFVKTAVFEKNMDVFGAQAYRPLCHVEDISEAIRLVIDYDTSDKTTVFNVGSSEQNYTKKEIANTIAKITGVKITFTDTEEKRNYMVDFSKIKKTLKFVPIHTLKDGIKTMSSALKKKEIDVIGSNV encoded by the coding sequence ATGAATATACTAATTACAGGCGGTTTAGGTTATGTTGGTTCAACACTTGTTTCACATTTATTGAAAAAATCACATCATAGAATTATCGTAATTGATAGAATGGATTATAGTTTAAATCGAGACTGGTACTTCAATACTCTGTATAATGATCGTGTAAAAATAGTAAAGGGTGATTTTAGATCGGTGGATCTATTATATCCTTTAATTAAGGAATGTGATGTGGTAATAAATTTGGCCGCACTTGTGGGTGAACCCATATGTGAAAAAAAACCTGATGAGGCCATAATTACTAATGAAGTAATGGTAAAAATAATCGGCCAAATGTGTAATATTGAATCTAAAAAACTCATATTTCTCTCTACTTGTTCCAACTATGGACAAAGTTCAACACCTGTATCTGAAACATCCACTCTACTCCCTGTTTCATTATATGCAATAACCAAAGTAAACGCAGAAAAATACATACGTAAACATGTACATGGAGCTATAATTTTACGTTGTGCAACTGCATATGGTATATCTCCTGGTAGAATGCGTTGGGATCTTTTACTAAATGACTTTGTAAAGACTGCAGTTTTTGAAAAAAATATGGATGTATTTGGAGCACAAGCATACAGACCATTATGCCATGTTGAGGATATTTCAGAAGCTATACGTCTTGTAATAGATTATGACACATCTGATAAAACCACTGTATTCAATGTAGGCTCTAGTGAGCAAAACTATACTAAAAAAGAGATTGCAAATACTATAGCAAAAATCACTGGAGTTAAAATCACTTTTACAGATACTGAAGAAAAAAGAAATTACATGGTGGATTTCTCCAAAATTAAAAAAACATTAAAATTTGTTCCTATTCATACACTCAAAGATGGTATAAAAACTATGTCTAGTGCTTTGAAAAAAAAAGAGATTGATGTTATTGGATCAAACGTCTGA
- a CDS encoding DM13 domain-containing protein codes for MRTTRLIGILIVLVAIPIGVYTLSPLFIETSIDEPLPDNVLSSIEKVQDTTLISDKTDEMKKKLDTLFEQIDKELEKTDDKRAVLNSLLVEMDDMIKNAGIVKDDLIKQVEEKYGEMVTEELLDDTMTEEMIKSYKGTFVGVGDGIHDVKGDVKVLKLDDGSKIVRFENFKSANGPALHVYLSTDRSDNDYIDLGSLRATQGNQNYEISGDIDLEKYDNVLVWC; via the coding sequence ATGAGAACAACTCGTTTGATTGGAATTTTAATAGTATTGGTAGCAATTCCAATTGGAGTATATACATTAAGTCCATTATTTATAGAGACAAGTATTGATGAACCATTGCCAGATAATGTTTTATCTAGTATAGAGAAGGTTCAAGATACCACATTAATTTCTGATAAAACTGATGAGATGAAGAAAAAATTAGATACTCTGTTCGAGCAGATAGATAAGGAATTAGAAAAAACTGATGATAAACGTGCGGTGTTAAATTCACTATTAGTAGAGATGGATGATATGATTAAGAATGCAGGAATTGTAAAAGATGATCTAATAAAACAGGTTGAAGAAAAATATGGTGAAATGGTCACAGAGGAATTACTAGATGACACCATGACTGAAGAGATGATCAAATCATACAAGGGCACGTTTGTTGGTGTAGGAGATGGTATACATGATGTAAAAGGAGATGTCAAGGTACTGAAATTAGATGATGGTAGTAAGATTGTTCGATTTGAAAATTTTAAATCTGCAAATGGACCGGCTTTACATGTTTATTTATCCACAGATAGATCAGATAATGACTATATAGATCTTGGATCATTAAGAGCCACACAAGGAAATCAAAACTATGAAATTTCTGGAGATATAGATTTAGAAAAATATGATAATGTACTTGTATGGTGTTAA